The genomic region acatttgaaattcattttgtatCCTCTCTTTAGTGTTTCATAAATGTTTGTACATTAAATTgtgaattgacaagggaattaaAATTATGTTATAACCAGTTATGCAATTAACATGTAGTAATTTGCAGCCCATACTTATGTTTCTGTTTTGAACAGGCTGTTTCTGAGCTACCCTCAGACCAAGACCTACTTCAGCCATTTTAACCTGAGCCATGGTTCCCAGGATCTCCGCAGTCATGGTGGAAAAGTTTTGAACGCCATTGGAGGTGCTGCCAGTCACTTGGATGACCTTAGCGGTGCTCTGTCTACCCTCAGTGACCTCCACGCTTACCAACTGAGAGTTGACCCTGGCAACTTCAGAGTAAgaactttttgttattttttcgcTTTACAATAACATGGGGTTATCAACAAAatgactaaaataaaatatatatgggagatttatcaaagtgtcctgTTTTAAACAGTTGTACAAATTAAAGGTGGAGAAATCACCAGTGCTCATTCTTCTGGCTTCCATAATTGGACCTACTTTAAAAAGACTCTCTGGACATTATAACGACTTCATCAGaattaagttgttgtggtgctaTGAGGTTCTTGGCACTGTCTTACCTTTAGGGGCTAAACTCTTAACAAGTGCTTTAACCCATACGTGTTGAACCCAGTGCTggctagtagtgatgtcccgaactgttcgccaggaaccgttcgctggcgaacatagcttgttcgtggcgaacatagcttgttcgtggcgaacgcagcgggcgaacatatgcgatggtcggtccgccccctattcgtcatcattgagtaaactttgaccctgtacctcacagtcagcagacacattccagccaatcagcagcagaccctccctcccagaccctcccacctccatgacgaatagggggcggaccgaccatcgcatatgttcacctgtcgcattcgccacgaacaagctatgttcgccggcgaacggttcccggcgaacagttcgggacatcactactggctAGATCTGCCCCTCTTTTTTGCTGTTGTATAAGACTTTAATCAGGAAGCCTCAGACAGGGACGCCGCTCAGTGGTGTTACTACCGCTGGTGCACCCAGTGTGGCTGTACTGGGGCCCACATGCTGAGGGGGCTATATGCTAGCTGAATTTTCTAATATGCAATTTGTATTTCCCATtagtgttattttatgttcattGACGTCATGTTAGTAGAGGCAGAAAGATATTTCATGTAAGAAGCACATTGATATAATTGTCTCTAAACATATGTTAATTGTAAAAAAGCAATAGCTTCTCGAAGATAAAATCTAATATTGAATACgaattattacatattttgtaCATCTAtcataaataactaaatataatTCCATTGTGTTTTTCTTGTAGCTGCTGTCTCACTCCATCCAGGTCACTCTGGCTGCTCACTTTGGAGCTGAATTCACTCCCACTGCCCAATCAGCCTGGGACAAGTTCCTCGCTGCAGTTTCTGCTGTTCTGGTTTCCAAATACAGATAAACTGACAATGTAAATGTGACAAATGACCATTTCATCACTGTAATTAATAACACCAATAAAGTTTTATTAAGgaaattattgatttattttttttgaggatTTTGATTTACTCAGGATTGTAGATTTGCCTTAAATGAACACAAATTATTTGAACTAGGTAAGTTAGAAATTCTCCTGGAGTAAAACAATGAAGTGTCCCCTCTATCTGCAACAACAACCCTTATAATTCTACAATGAGACAAAGCATCTCTTAAAACAGTAATCCATGTTGATTTCCACGTCTACATTTCCAAATTAATATGTTGAGGTTCTCTGAGCTGCTCTCTCTATTTCCTTCATGCTTTGGTGGAGTAGAAAACTTACTAAGGTTATCAGCTACTGGTACTCAGAGAGTGAGAGGTGAGCACTGTGTCCAGCAGGTCATAAAAAGTGAGTTGCACGGATGATTACAAAAAGTCTGGTGAACATTTGCTAATGTAGGAGGTCTAATGTCAGATCTGTATGCCAGATCGGAATGTATCTCGTACTCCAGTCCATCAGGAATCAATGATTTCTGGGGTACTAAGAGGTAATCTTGCCATTGTCACCACTGCATGATGTTCCCATGGCAAGGAAGATTGTCGATGTCACATGTCCAAGTGCAGTGCAGTAACAGCTGAGCAAACTCGGACACTTGCTTCTGGATGTGGCGCACGCTAGTGCCGAAACGCGCACtggccattttttttctttttcttttatttattcgtTTTAGCCCAGTGTGATGGGGATTTAGGTATAGGTAGGCAGGATGACTGAGTTATGTGGGTACGATAGTTTGAGAATAATACGCTCTACCTCACAGCTGGTGTGGGGAGGGGATTTATTAATTGTTATATAAGGTACTTCATAGATAATTCCATTGTTTACCCGTGCATGTCAGCTATACTTACCCTTATCCATAGGCTGCTATTAAACATTAGCTAGAGAGTATCTTTCTTCATTGATTTATAGCATCTATCACTTACTCACATACATGAACTGGTGTGATTACTGACAATTGAGTCAGTTATAAAGTCACCCAGGTGTTGGCTTTTGTTTGCTTTACTTTCTTTGTTTAACTTTttgttactttatatttgtatccCTGTCCTTTTAGATATTGGTTACAATTTATATTGCTAAATCGAAGAAAAGAACACATTTTGCCAAGTGTTCAGAGACTGTGTTTTGAGTAAGAGACTAGTCACAGCTCATTATCcataaaaatatagatatttgaataataatttaataatttattggaTACTTATTAAGATTTATTATGGTTCTTATCAACCCAAATATATCCATATTAGTTTCATGGTTCATTAATGTGAGGGATACACAATGCAAGGATGAGCCTTCTCTGTCTTCCAAGCAATTTTAAGAGTTTTAgcttgtttgcttgtttgtttgtttgtttgttttgactGACTCTACTAGTACTAATATGTTTATTACTTAGaaagttgttttgttttccttttatttatcttGTGTAGGGGCCTGCTCTTTCTAATGAATTCTAATTCAGGAGTTTATTAGATTttgctgttattacatttgcATTCTGGGTGAACTCCATTGTTTGAGTGCCTTCAACATGACTCTTGGTCCCCCTAGGGGAGACTGTTAGTATATCACCTAGATGTGGAGATGTCCAAAATGTTGCAAAAATTGGACCTAATTTCTGCACAttaaacattacattacattatatttaAAGGTTTGCAACCAATAATATTTATGAAAAGGCTGTGTGCAAGGGGTTACTTTGTTTTCTGTAGGGGTTGGGTGACCTTCAGTGTTGTATAAGTGTACAGCAGTATATGAATTTCTGTGTGTGGGTAGCTATGTGTAATATGCTAGTTATATGTCTGGGTAGCTTTtagtgatgtgtgtggcagtgcgtGATGTGCGGGTTACTGTGGGTACCTGTAAGTTAAAAGtattgctgtgtgtgatgtgtattgcCGTGAGTTGGAGAGCTGGGATAGAAGTGGTGAGAAAAGAAGTGATGGGAGGGGGTGATAGCAGGATGGGGAGAGATGggaaaagaagggataggggGCATGATGGGAAGAGAGGGGGGTATAGCATAAGAGTGATTTGAATTTGGGGTGAAAGGGAAGGACGGCTGGGTGAGAGTGATAGGAGTATGGGATGAGAGGGTGAGATGGCTGGGTGGCAGTGATACAAGTATCGAGTGAAAGGGTTATATGGCTGGGTGGAAGTGATAGGACAATGGGTTGAGATGGTGGGATGGCTGTGTGGGGTTGATAGAAGTATAGAATTAGAGGGTGAGATGGCTGGGTGGCAGTGACACGAGTATGGAATGAAAGGGTTAGATGACTGGGTGGCAGTAATACGAGTATGGAATGAAAGGGTTAGATGGCTGGGTGGCAGTGAAAGGGCAATGAGATGAGAGGGTGGGCTGGCTGTATGGGGGTGATTGGAGTATGGAATGATAGGGTGAGATGGCCACGTAGCAGTGATAGGAACACGGGGTGAGAGGAAGGGTTGGGAGGGGATGATAGAAAGATGGGGAGCGATGGGAGAGGAAGAGATGGGTAGGAAGATGGGGAGACAAGGGGAAGATGGAGTGAGAGGGGTTGGGCGGGGATGATATGAAGatgaggagagagggagaggtggCTGGGTGGGAGTGATAGCACTAGATGGctgtgtcaccctgtgcctaTTATAGGTGCAGGTTGTGTATTATAGTTATTTGTCAAATGTATTGCGTGTACTCCTGTCCTGCAGatgctaggtggatttggctttgCAGCGCCACCTGTTGGTTTAAATGATCCTACAAGCCTGTACAGAGCcacctgttaaccccttaacgccgttacagcgttctatgccgtccccattctaatgggctttaaagccgttgcggcggcatagaacgccataacgccttaagcccccaggagctccAGTGGACTTACCCCCGCCGGAATCCTCTTTGGGaggacagcccaggcagccctccccggcaaatcaggcccccaggggccatgtgatcgctctcaaagaggcCCACTGacgagctctagcattagaaaaaggccatgaatttgttctgcgcagcgcaagcagatttaataacatgcttgcactgagtttgcttttaaattgtctctggtgtctccacaagtgggataccagaggacaaaagggccaggaaagtgtatggtgcatgtgtttggagcctgcttatgggattgtgtgtgtgtagagtgtggtgtggtattgtgtaaataggtcaatttcatttgtgtttgtggtgtaatatgtgtggctaagggctgtagagagtgtgtgtttagggggcatagtgttatagggaatgtagcgagtgtgtgcatacgggctgtagtgtgtgtgtataggtgacgtagtgtgtgtaggggttgtagagagggtgtgtttagagaatgttgtatgtgtttgctgacaaggaatgtagtgtgtgtgtaggtggtgtaatgtgtgtgtgtgtaggagatctagtgtgtaaaggacccagagtgtgtataggagattgtttgtgtgtgtgtagaggattaagagtgcatatagggtaagggatctagcgtgtatctggagtgtaatgtgtgtattggtgcaatgtgaggggtgctgtagtgtgtgtgtgtgtgtatatatatatatggacgtattgtatgtgtgaggggcgcagtgtgtgtgtatgtaagaggggtgctgtgtgtgagggtgtttttatctgccgtcacattctaggttaactcactgtgtgtgagtgagggtgcgctgtgtgtctgagggtgcactgtgtgtctgagggtgctgtgtgtgtgtgggtgctgtgtgtgagggtgttgtgtgtctgagggtgctgtgtgtgtctgggggtgctgtgtgtgtctgggggtgctgtgtgtgagggtgctgtgggtgtctgggtgctgtgtgtgtctgagggtgctgtgtgtgtctgggggatgctgtgtgtgtctgggggtgctgtgtgtgtttgggtgctgtgtgtgtctgggtgctgtgtgtgtctgggtgctgtgtgtgtttggggatgctgtgtgggagggtactgtgtgtgtctgagggtgctgtgtgtgtctgagggtgctgtgtgtgtctgagggtgctgtgtgtgtctgggggtgctgtgtgtgtgtttgggtgctgtgtgtgtttgggtgctgtatgtgtctgggtgctgtgtgtgtttgggtgctgtgtgtgtccgggtgctgtgtgtgtctgagggtgctgtgtgtgtctgagggtgctgtgtgtgtctgggggtgctgtgtgtgtctgggggtgctgtgtgtgtttgggtgctgtgtgtgtctgggggtgctgtgtgtgagggtgctgtgtgtgtttgggggtgctgtgtttgtgagtgtgaatgtattttttatttaaatatttatttttattaataataaaataaaaaaagttatatccccccctcccttcttacctttagcctgggagggggggagccgtgCTGCCATGGAGGGGGGCCGTGctgctatccctggtggtccagtggtgagagtgaactctagcctgcaggctagagttcactcttgcgagatctgagcgttgccgcggtcagaatcccgcgagaggacccgcaagcagggaggggggacaaaaaaaaatgtataattcagttaaataataaaaaaatataataatattaaaaaataaaaaataaaataataattaataaaataattaataatatatcaaaatgcccacccccaccaacacatacacaaacacacactgcatcacacacactcacacttcattcatatacacacacactgcactcacacacactgcattcatacacacacactgcactcatacacacacactgcactcatacatacatgcactgcactcatacatacacgcactgcattcattatatacacacactggaaataaatattcaattaatatatacgcgcacacactgcactcatacgcgcacacactgcactcacactgcactcatacacacacactgcactcatacacacacactgcattcatacacgcactgcactcatacgcacacactgcattcattatatacacacactgtaaataaatattcaattaatataatttttttaggatctaattttatttagaaatttaccagtagctgctgcatttcccaccctagtcttatactcgagtcaatacgttttcccagttttttggggtaaaattaggggcctcggcttatattcgggtcggcttatactcgagtatatacggtatatacatatattaattctacacatatatttatgtaatatttttacgtaccgtatatactcgagtatatactcgagtataagccgacccgaatataagccgaggcccctaattttaccccaaaaaacgtattgactcgagtataagactagggtgggaaatgcagcagctactggtaaatttctaaataaaattagatcctaaaaaaattatattaaaggacactccaggcacccagaccacttctgctcattggagtggtctgggtgccaactcccactacccttaaccctgcaagtgtaattattgcagtttttttaaactgcaataattaccttgcagggttaagtcatcccctagtggctgtctattagacagccactagaggacaatAATTAGAGAGGTTCCACTTACGATGGTGGGTCAAAGGAATTGGCACCACCTCACTAGTGGAACAACACCTTATTGGACACTCCAggagtgtcctggggcttaaccccttcagaTCAGAATGAAAACAAAAGAGATAATACTCGAAGAGGCTGGAATGAACCAGACTAGTCGAGTATATTCCTGGAGAGAAAATCGATAGATAAatcaatgaataaatgaatagataattaaataaataaataaataagtaaatagatctatatacagaataactacCTTATACTCTGAAATAGGATAGGTAGATGCACCAACACACAGTGTTATctagccttaatggctcacctccattAGTTCCCTAGTTACCTAATATCCTAATCACTCTCACAATTGCTACTGGATACTGACTTTAATCGGCAATTTAGCATGGTCAAGTCCAGTAGATTAGAGTGTGGACCATAGGTAATTTGTCAGATagctgacctttttttttttttttctttttttttacatcccagggtatttcaagtgAATACAAGTGAATATTACTCAAGTGAATGTGCTAATATTTTAATACGTtgatataatacaatgtattttttatatggcatagtttaatatttaatacaaaaaattTTTGTaaagtttatcaaaaaatattaaataattagaaACACTTATGTAGAAATATTGCATCTCAGCCGCTGTTAGTGGCAATGTATATCAGAAGGAGTGAAATATCAGTGACATGGATGTTCAGatatttattgatacattttttaacAGCTAAAGCAGTTTGCATCTGGTGTTTAACTTGACGAGTAAAAGGAAATCAATGTTAATCCTATGTGAAGATCTCAATCTGGAAGCTAAATTTGCAAAGGATTGAATGTTCTTGCCTATTCTTCCGTATAGACTATCTGTTGTTTTATAACAATCTGGTGGATATATCAACTAATTGATTGTTGGATATGGATTAAAGACCTCCACTTTTCGAATGTTAGATAATCTAAATTGACTTTAGATAGTATGAGCTAGTAGTAGAAAGGAGAAATATAGAGCCAATAAAAATTCACAAGACTCCTGAATTCATTACTCTGTTCACTTCTTGATCACGTGAGATCTTAATGTGACAAACACGTTctataatacataaaataagaGCCACCGGATGTGTCTCATGAAC from Pelobates fuscus isolate aPelFus1 chromosome 1, aPelFus1.pri, whole genome shotgun sequence harbors:
- the LOC134568359 gene encoding hemoglobin subunit alpha-5-like, whose amino-acid sequence is MTFSDAEKAAIVSIWGKVDGHADELGAEALERLFLSYPQTKTYFSHFNLSHGSQDLRSHGGKVLNAIGGAASHLDDLSGALSTLSDLHAYQLRVDPGNFRLLSHSIQVTLAAHFGAEFTPTAQSAWDKFLAAVSAVLVSKYR